GTTTCTTTATTAGTCACAATTATTGCAGTTTCAATTTCAGATAATCTTTCAACTGCTATTCTTCAACTCGTTAAAGGTGCAAATAGTATAGCAACAGGTGACTTTACAAATAAAATTAACATTAACCGGACTGATGAACTCGGGTACCTTGCAACTTCTTTAAATTATATGAGGATAAAACTGGATCAATCAGGCAGAAGTTTAAAAGAATCTGAAAAGAGATATCGATTATTATTAGAATCATTAAAAGAAGGTGTATATCAAGGTGAACTTGGTAAAGAAGGCGCATTTACCTGGGTTAATCAAACAGCTGCTGAAATGTTTGGTTATAAATCACCTGAAGAAATGATTGGGACAAAGGTAAATGAAATATATGTAAACATTGATGATGGAAGAACGCAGTTAGAGATGCTTGAGAAATATGGTGTCTTGAGTAATACTGTGTATTTATGTAAGAATAAAAGCGGTGATTGTTTTTACGCCGAATGTTCATCTCATTTAGTTAAAGATAAAAAAGGTAAACAATGTCGTATTGAAGGAATAATTAGAGTTATTACAGAGCGTAAAAAATCTGAAAATCGTCTTATTGCTCAGCATGCCGTGACAAAAATATTGTCAGAGTCAGGAACAATAAAAGTTGCTTTTCAAGGAATTTTAAAAGTTATATGTGAAGCGCTGGATTGGAACTTTGGTTCGTTATGGTTGCAACACGAACATGACTATGTATTGCGTTGTTTGTATCTCTGGCACGTTCCAGACTTACAATTTTCGGAATTTAAGAAAAAGACTAAAGAAATTAGTTTTTTACCCGGAATTGGCTTGCCGGGACGTGTATTGTCAAATGGCAAAGCGGCCTGGATCAACGACGTTGTAGTGGAATCAAATTTTCCAAGAGCAACCGCCGCATCGAAAGTAGGGTTGCATGGCGCCTTTGCCTTTCCAATTATTGCCAATACTGAAATACTTGGGGTTATCGAGTTCTTTAGTCAGAAACCAGAAGAGCCAGACAAAGAGTTGCTTAATATGATGGAGGCAATTGGTAGTCAGGTAGGTCAATTTATCAAACGTAAGCAGGCAGATGAACAGGTTAGTAAGTTGTCTCGCGCTGTCGAACAAAGCCCGGTGTCTGTTGTTATTACAGATACAAAAAATAATATTGAGTATGTTAATAGAAAATATACTGAAGTAACTGGATATTCTTTAGAAGAAGTCAAAGGGAAAAACCCAATAGTTTTAAAAACAGTTGAAGAGAATGTTGAAGAACACAAAGAACTTTGGAAAACCATTACATCTGGTAAAGAATGGCAGGGAGAATTCTGCAATTTTAATAAGAATGGTGAAATATATTGGGAATCAGAATCTATTTCACCAATCAAGAACTGCGATGGTATCATAACAGGTTTCATTCAGTTAAAAGAAGATATTACAGAACGCAAGTTGGTGCAAAGTCATCTTAAAACACAACTTGAGGTTGCAAAAGTATTGGCAGAATCTAATACAATTAGAGAAGCATCTACCAGAATAATTGAAGTTGTTTGTATCGCACTAGGGTGGGATCTGGGAGAAGTCTGGATATATGATAAGCAACAATATATTTTACGTAATACAGAAATCTGGCATCTACCATCTTTAAACTTTTCTGA
Above is a genomic segment from Candidatus Scalindua japonica containing:
- a CDS encoding PAS domain S-box protein, giving the protein MRNDSRFLIEEPGKYFELLEESGTDKEVINQIKLHSTSIMFQEIRTESVKSALEGNTDTLIVDDYRGIPVLSSYAPLNIADVNWVILSEIDMKEVLVPLYAIGNKIFLLTVIVSLLVTIIAVSISDNLSTAILQLVKGANSIATGDFTNKININRTDELGYLATSLNYMRIKLDQSGRSLKESEKRYRLLLESLKEGVYQGELGKEGAFTWVNQTAAEMFGYKSPEEMIGTKVNEIYVNIDDGRTQLEMLEKYGVLSNTVYLCKNKSGDCFYAECSSHLVKDKKGKQCRIEGIIRVITERKKSENRLIAQHAVTKILSESGTIKVAFQGILKVICEALDWNFGSLWLQHEHDYVLRCLYLWHVPDLQFSEFKKKTKEISFLPGIGLPGRVLSNGKAAWINDVVVESNFPRATAASKVGLHGAFAFPIIANTEILGVIEFFSQKPEEPDKELLNMMEAIGSQVGQFIKRKQADEQVSKLSRAVEQSPVSVVITDTKNNIEYVNRKYTEVTGYSLEEVKGKNPIVLKTVEENVEEHKELWKTITSGKEWQGEFCNFNKNGEIYWESESISPIKNCDGIITGFIQLKEDITERKLVQSHLKTQLEVAKVLAESNTIREASTRIIEVVCIALGWDLGEVWIYDKQQYILRNTEIWHLPSLNFSEFKDITCRTTFSPQKGLPGLVWQTAKPLWIEDVARDSNFLRASVADKEGLHGAFGFPIAIDNVVLGTICFFSREIRRPDDKLLNMMSSIGNHIALFIERKQ